One segment of Spiroplasma cantharicola DNA contains the following:
- a CDS encoding toprim domain-containing protein, which produces MDKIIEELKSIDGIGKKVAEKILFDLIINKNKISSLETVINEIKKSYSECNTCFYFKENNVCTFCNNKNRNQNIICVVSTKLDAIKIAKSNYNGLIHVLNGEINLNKNIGPEKIKISELFVRISKGIELLLALNLTFEGEVTSNYIANKAKGICEKISRIARGIPLGGVLDYIDQETLNDAILNRKKLDD; this is translated from the coding sequence ATGGATAAAATAATTGAAGAATTAAAGAGTATCGATGGTATTGGGAAAAAAGTGGCTGAAAAAATTCTTTTTGATTTAATAATTAATAAAAATAAAATTAGTTCGTTAGAAACTGTGATTAATGAAATAAAAAAATCTTACAGTGAATGTAATACTTGTTTTTACTTTAAAGAAAATAATGTTTGCACTTTTTGTAATAACAAAAATAGAAATCAAAATATTATTTGTGTTGTATCTACAAAACTTGATGCAATTAAAATAGCAAAAAGTAATTATAATGGTCTAATACATGTATTAAATGGGGAGATAAATTTGAATAAAAATATAGGTCCTGAAAAAATTAAAATAAGTGAATTATTTGTTAGAATTAGTAAAGGTATAGAATTATTACTTGCTTTAAATTTAACATTTGAAGGAGAAGTAACTTCAAACTACATAGCTAATAAAGCAAAAGGAATATGCGAGAAAATTTCTAGAATTGCAAGAGGGATTCCATTAGGTGGAGTTTTAGATTATATTGATCAAGAAACATTAAATGATGCAATTTTGAATAGAAAGAAACTAGATGATTAG
- the tmk gene encoding dTMP kinase, protein MLFISLEGIDGSGKTTISKMIKDNLIQKGYKVLLTREPGGEPLAEELRRIILDEKNSINPWAETLLYVAARKQHLDSIILPALKEGTIVVCDRFMDSTSAYQGYARNIGMADVNELQSIVLGSTKPDLTIFFDITPKESQIRLMNRKRSADRMEQENQRFHEAVYEGYQILISENSDRIKVVDSRKQINEVLQQVDFLIDNALNERTKK, encoded by the coding sequence ATGTTATTTATTTCATTAGAAGGTATAGATGGTTCAGGTAAAACAACAATTTCTAAAATGATTAAAGATAATTTAATTCAAAAGGGATACAAAGTTTTACTTACAAGAGAACCAGGGGGAGAACCTTTGGCAGAAGAATTAAGAAGAATTATTCTTGATGAAAAAAATTCAATTAATCCATGAGCAGAAACTTTGTTGTATGTTGCAGCAAGAAAACAACATTTAGATTCAATAATATTGCCTGCTTTAAAAGAAGGAACAATTGTTGTATGTGATAGATTTATGGACTCAACATCAGCTTATCAAGGATATGCAAGAAATATAGGTATGGCAGATGTTAATGAATTACAAAGCATCGTTTTAGGTTCAACAAAACCAGACTTAACAATTTTTTTTGATATAACTCCAAAGGAATCACAAATTAGATTAATGAATAGAAAAAGAAGCGCTGACAGAATGGAACAGGAAAATCAAAGATTTCATGAGGCAGTATATGAGGGTTATCAAATCTTAATTTCTGAAAACTCAGATAGAATTAAAGTTGTAGATTCGAGAAAGCAAATTAATGAAGTTTTACAACAAGTTGATTTTTTAATTGATAATGCTCTTAATGAAAGAACAAAAAAATAA
- a CDS encoding tRNA1(Val) (adenine(37)-N6)-methyltransferase: MQVKNDILNYKELKIIQDNEMFNFCIDSVLLARFWKPSNKYKNILDFGTNNAIIPLIISRYTKSKITGIEIQVEACKIAKKNIKINKLEDQIEIINSDIKDFILDKNNNFDLIFCNPPFFKVDKESKLNKKSKFLTPARHEILITLEEIIKSAKIALKNGGKFFMIHLSERLDEIIFLLKQNNFSVKKLQIVYSKEKQNSKRILIEAINDGNNGMKILEPLYIHNEDGSYKKEILEMFGD, from the coding sequence ATGCAAGTAAAAAACGACATTTTAAATTATAAAGAACTAAAAATAATTCAAGATAATGAAATGTTCAATTTTTGTATTGACTCAGTTTTATTGGCTAGATTTTGAAAACCATCAAATAAATATAAAAACATTTTAGATTTTGGAACTAATAATGCAATCATACCTTTAATAATTTCAAGATATACAAAGTCCAAAATAACTGGTATTGAAATTCAAGTGGAGGCTTGCAAAATTGCTAAAAAAAACATAAAAATAAATAAACTTGAAGATCAAATTGAAATAATAAATTCAGATATTAAAGATTTTATTTTGGATAAAAATAATAACTTTGATTTAATATTCTGTAATCCACCTTTTTTTAAAGTGGATAAGGAATCAAAGCTTAATAAAAAAAGTAAATTTTTAACTCCTGCAAGACATGAGATATTAATAACTTTGGAGGAAATAATAAAAAGTGCAAAAATAGCATTAAAAAATGGTGGTAAGTTTTTTATGATTCATTTAAGTGAAAGGTTAGATGAAATAATTTTTTTATTAAAGCAAAATAATTTTTCAGTAAAAAAATTACAAATAGTTTATTCAAAAGAAAAACAAAATTCAAAGAGAATTCTTATAGAAGCAATTAACGATGGAAATAATGGAATGAAAATTTTAGAGCCTCTTTATATTCATAATGAAGATGGAAGTTATAAGAAGGAAATATTAGAAATGTTTGGTGATTAA
- the tilS gene encoding tRNA lysidine(34) synthetase TilS, whose product MLKKSSKYILGLSGGPDSVFLFNYLLDNGFKNFVVCHVNYNFRKDSNQDLELVKKMCKKYEIEYFIKNIKQDYNNLKENFESWARTIRYDFFCEQFEKQKADAILIAHNLNDHIETYLMQKNNKKKVRYFGINSESYYKNKKILRPILSIKKSDIIKDLDEKNIGYIIDSTNSDLKYERNKLRFTLRENTFNKLIKEIDIKNEKILNYKLKIEDLIYSNVLNIDKFNDDNEWNEYLLFSFLERNQFSYFLYKTKKAIIREFLKQILSKKKLVEIKKGNLILMKDYELIRVVNSEELDTFEIENSNDKFFKKLLIENNIVNHENIVVTNNWKKYQSKLLVNDKFLSKIYRDKKINYLKRYKNILIFDKTKKILLNKINI is encoded by the coding sequence TTGCTAAAGAAAAGTTCAAAGTATATTTTAGGATTATCTGGAGGGCCAGATAGTGTTTTTCTTTTTAATTATCTATTAGATAATGGATTCAAAAATTTTGTAGTATGCCATGTAAATTATAATTTTAGAAAAGACTCTAATCAAGATTTAGAACTTGTGAAAAAAATGTGTAAAAAATATGAGATTGAATATTTTATAAAAAATATTAAACAAGATTATAATAACTTGAAAGAAAATTTTGAATCATGAGCAAGAACTATTAGATATGATTTTTTTTGTGAGCAATTTGAAAAACAAAAAGCCGATGCAATATTAATTGCTCATAACTTAAATGACCATATTGAAACTTACTTGATGCAAAAAAATAATAAAAAAAAAGTTAGATATTTTGGTATAAATTCTGAATCCTATTATAAAAATAAAAAAATATTGAGACCTATATTATCTATTAAAAAGTCTGACATAATAAAAGACTTAGATGAAAAAAATATAGGATATATTATTGATAGTACAAATTCAGATTTAAAATATGAAAGAAATAAACTAAGATTCACTCTTAGGGAGAATACTTTTAATAAGTTAATTAAAGAGATTGATATTAAAAATGAAAAAATTTTAAATTATAAACTTAAAATTGAAGATTTAATATATTCTAATGTTTTGAATATAGATAAATTTAATGATGATAATGAGTGAAATGAATATCTATTATTTAGTTTTTTAGAAAGAAACCAATTTTCTTATTTTTTATACAAAACAAAAAAAGCGATAATTAGAGAATTTTTAAAGCAAATATTATCTAAAAAAAAATTAGTTGAAATTAAAAAGGGAAATTTAATTTTAATGAAGGACTATGAATTAATTAGAGTAGTAAACTCTGAGGAGTTAGATACTTTTGAAATTGAAAATAGTAATGACAAATTTTTTAAAAAATTGTTAATTGAAAATAATATTGTCAATCATGAAAATATAGTTGTTACAAATAATTGAAAAAAATATCAATCAAAATTATTAGTTAATGATAAGTTCTTATCCAAAATTTATAGAGATAAAAAAATAAATTATCTTAAGAGATATAAAAATATTTTAATTTTTGATAAAACAAAGAAAATACTTTTAAATAAAATAAACATATAA
- the ftsH gene encoding ATP-dependent zinc metalloprotease FtsH has protein sequence MKKKKSIWLWVLFIVMLIVIGIVIWQFIAGTSDKLTEAEFLDLLMNNKISKNSTEQVYSGLHIISGSYTNSSGVVRKFVLTLTNSSYTSLREDNNAFKDFTQSIITLSQGNSPFMTLIINLLPMVILIGFYIWIFSSMSKGGMGGGMFGPGKNTRPREIKSDVKFSDVAGINEEKIELVELVDYLKNPNKYALMGARVPKGVLMEGPPGTGKTLLAKAVAGEAGVAFFSMAGSEFEEMFVGLGASRVRDLFSDAKKAAPCIIFIDEIDAVGRKRSGGMGASTNEQTLNQLLVEMDGFASNTGVIVMAATNRVDVLDSALLRPGRFDRTIQISLPDIREREAILKLHSRNKSVSPEIDWKRIAERTPGFSGAQLENVLNEAAILVVRDKRKMINILDIDEAIDRVVGGPAKKSRAMTMQDKQIVSYHEAGHALMGLRLESASKVQKVTIIPRGNAGGYTIMTPKDESNFSSKEDLFASIAGYLGGRAAEEIMFGKNKITTGAHDDLDKATNIARRMVTQFGMSTLGLTKYLTMQEESYGQTKGVYSDEVAFKIDTEINTILEKCYKTALEVINKHKDVLELIAESLRVLETITAEQIDYIDKHNKLPKEVIEEKNRKDVEDKKKESGEILEFEPDEDDK, from the coding sequence ATGAAAAAGAAAAAATCTATATGATTATGGGTTTTATTTATAGTTATGTTAATAGTAATAGGAATAGTAATCTGACAGTTTATTGCAGGAACATCAGATAAATTAACTGAAGCAGAATTCCTTGATTTGTTAATGAATAATAAAATAAGTAAAAATTCAACAGAACAGGTTTATAGTGGTTTACACATTATATCTGGATCATATACTAATAGCTCTGGAGTTGTAAGAAAGTTTGTACTGACTTTAACGAATTCATCTTATACCTCACTTAGAGAAGATAATAATGCTTTTAAGGATTTTACTCAAAGCATAATAACATTATCACAAGGAAATTCACCGTTTATGACTTTAATAATTAATTTATTGCCAATGGTAATTTTAATAGGTTTTTATATTTGAATATTTTCATCAATGTCAAAAGGTGGAATGGGTGGAGGAATGTTTGGCCCAGGTAAAAATACAAGACCAAGAGAAATTAAATCAGATGTAAAATTTTCAGACGTTGCAGGTATTAATGAAGAAAAAATTGAACTTGTTGAACTTGTTGACTATTTGAAAAATCCAAATAAATATGCACTAATGGGAGCTAGAGTTCCAAAAGGTGTTCTTATGGAAGGCCCTCCTGGAACAGGTAAAACATTATTAGCAAAAGCAGTTGCTGGAGAAGCCGGTGTTGCATTTTTCTCAATGGCAGGTTCTGAGTTTGAAGAAATGTTTGTTGGTTTAGGAGCAAGTAGAGTAAGAGATCTTTTTAGTGACGCAAAAAAAGCAGCACCTTGTATTATTTTTATTGATGAAATTGATGCTGTTGGTAGAAAACGTAGTGGTGGAATGGGTGCTTCAACAAATGAACAAACATTAAACCAATTACTTGTTGAAATGGATGGTTTTGCTTCAAATACTGGAGTTATTGTTATGGCTGCGACTAACAGAGTTGATGTTTTAGATAGTGCTTTGTTAAGACCAGGAAGATTTGACAGAACAATTCAAATTTCACTACCTGACATCCGTGAGAGAGAAGCAATTTTAAAACTTCATTCAAGAAATAAATCAGTTTCTCCTGAAATTGATTGAAAGCGTATTGCTGAAAGAACACCAGGTTTTTCAGGAGCACAATTAGAAAACGTTCTTAATGAGGCTGCAATTCTTGTTGTTAGAGATAAAAGAAAAATGATTAATATTTTAGATATTGATGAAGCAATTGATAGAGTTGTTGGGGGACCAGCCAAAAAATCAAGAGCAATGACAATGCAAGACAAACAAATTGTTTCATATCATGAAGCAGGTCATGCTTTAATGGGATTAAGATTAGAATCGGCTTCAAAAGTTCAAAAAGTTACTATAATTCCTAGAGGTAATGCTGGGGGTTATACAATTATGACTCCAAAAGATGAATCAAATTTTTCATCAAAAGAAGACTTATTTGCCTCAATTGCAGGTTATTTGGGTGGTAGAGCAGCTGAAGAAATTATGTTTGGTAAAAACAAAATTACAACAGGAGCACATGATGACTTAGATAAAGCTACAAACATTGCAAGAAGAATGGTAACTCAATTTGGTATGTCAACATTAGGACTTACAAAATATTTAACTATGCAAGAAGAATCATATGGACAAACTAAGGGTGTTTATTCAGATGAAGTTGCATTTAAAATTGATACAGAGATAAATACTATTTTAGAAAAATGTTATAAAACTGCATTAGAAGTTATTAATAAACATAAAGATGTTTTAGAATTAATTGCAGAGTCTTTAAGAGTATTAGAAACTATTACAGCAGAGCAAATTGATTATATTGATAAACATAATAAGTTACCAAAAGAAGTTATAGAAGAAAAAAATAGAAAAGATGTTGAAGACAAGAAAAAAGAATCTGGAGAAATATTAGAATTTGAACCAGATGAAGATGATAAATAG
- a CDS encoding Hsp33 family molecular chaperone HslO, translating to MDMEIRAISEKNNVKISIVDISESFNEIAKLQNTNPLASVALGRTIIDNALVSLSLKDGSKMTTNLNGMGLGGSIIVEFQDKKVRGYIQNPNFEIDKINLEEGSALSQVVGKQGFLQISRDNGESTPYTSRVEIISGEVNFDFMYYLQQSDQVNSLITSAVELNEDNTIKKACGIIIQLLPGFKDEDIDFIEEKIGTLDHLVKTLIETTNYESLIKDICKDAKVLGIGELKFECTCNIEKVVSSVKLLGEKEIKKIIEEGELVEVVCDFCKKQYNVKPNEII from the coding sequence ATGGATATGGAAATTAGAGCAATAAGTGAAAAAAATAATGTAAAAATATCAATAGTTGATATTTCAGAAAGTTTTAATGAAATTGCAAAATTGCAAAATACTAACCCTTTAGCTTCAGTAGCTTTAGGTAGAACAATTATTGATAATGCTCTTGTGAGTTTATCTTTAAAAGATGGAAGTAAAATGACAACTAATTTAAATGGAATGGGTCTTGGTGGTTCAATAATTGTTGAGTTCCAAGATAAAAAAGTAAGGGGATATATTCAAAATCCAAATTTTGAAATTGATAAAATTAATCTTGAAGAGGGAAGTGCTTTATCACAAGTTGTTGGTAAACAAGGATTTTTACAAATATCTAGAGATAATGGGGAAAGTACTCCATATACTTCAAGAGTTGAAATAATTTCAGGAGAGGTCAATTTTGATTTTATGTATTATTTACAACAAAGTGATCAGGTTAATTCTTTAATTACTTCAGCTGTAGAATTAAATGAAGATAATACTATTAAAAAAGCATGTGGAATAATTATTCAATTACTTCCTGGTTTTAAAGATGAAGATATTGACTTTATTGAAGAAAAGATAGGTACATTAGATCATTTGGTTAAAACTTTAATTGAAACAACTAATTATGAATCTCTAATAAAAGATATTTGTAAAGATGCAAAAGTATTAGGTATTGGTGAATTAAAATTTGAATGTACTTGTAATATTGAAAAAGTAGTATCTTCAGTTAAATTACTTGGAGAAAAAGAAATTAAAAAAATAATTGAAGAAGGAGAATTAGTTGAAGTTGTCTGTGACTTTTGTAAAAAACAATATAATGTAAAGCCAAATGAAATTATATAG
- a CDS encoding ABC transporter ATP-binding protein — translation MEEKDLKQQKKVEAELAQSEKIEDKKLAKKTSVGTDQTLIREFEHVELPLVTEEGVKGLKLKNKIQKQNTSKYSKKILEGKIVSTTGNKPDLEKNVIELYNVKRWYVTGDMLTPVLRGVDLKLEKGKFIVILGPSGSGKTTLLNTISGLDKTSEGDVFVLGNNLSLLKDSHLTKFRRENVGFIFQQYNLLSNLTAKENAEVGENLSKSKENKMSIEEIFKTIGMEEQMNKYPHQMSGGQQQRVSIARALAKNPEILFGDEPTGALDEEMGRKVLDILVDVKEKYNTTVIIVTHNPNISEIGDTVIHVRNGLIDEIKHNKSPKRPSQIDWS, via the coding sequence ATGGAAGAAAAAGATTTAAAACAACAAAAAAAAGTCGAAGCGGAATTAGCACAATCAGAAAAGATTGAAGATAAAAAATTAGCTAAAAAAACTTCTGTGGGAACAGATCAAACTCTTATAAGAGAATTTGAGCATGTTGAGTTACCTTTAGTAACTGAAGAGGGAGTTAAAGGATTAAAATTAAAAAATAAAATCCAAAAACAAAATACTTCAAAATATTCAAAAAAAATATTAGAAGGTAAAATTGTGTCTACAACAGGTAACAAACCTGATTTAGAAAAAAACGTTATTGAGCTATACAACGTAAAAAGATGATATGTGACTGGAGATATGTTAACTCCTGTGTTACGCGGTGTGGACTTGAAACTTGAAAAGGGTAAATTTATTGTAATACTTGGACCATCTGGTTCAGGAAAAACAACTTTATTAAATACAATCTCAGGATTGGATAAAACATCAGAGGGTGATGTTTTCGTTCTAGGTAATAACTTGTCTTTATTAAAAGACTCTCATTTAACAAAATTCCGTAGAGAAAATGTTGGTTTTATTTTCCAACAATATAATCTGCTTTCAAATTTGACTGCAAAAGAAAATGCAGAAGTTGGAGAAAACTTAAGTAAATCAAAAGAAAATAAAATGTCAATTGAAGAAATCTTTAAAACTATTGGTATGGAAGAACAAATGAACAAATATCCACATCAAATGTCTGGTGGACAACAACAAAGGGTTTCTATTGCTAGGGCCTTAGCAAAGAACCCAGAAATCCTATTTGGTGATGAACCAACTGGAGCACTTGATGAAGAAATGGGTAGAAAAGTATTAGATATTCTTGTTGATGTAAAAGAAAAATATAATACAACTGTAATAATTGTTACACACAACCCAAATATTAGTGAAATTGGAGATACTGTAATACACGTAAGAAATGGTTTAATTGATGAAATTAAACATAATAAGTCTCCTAAAAGACCGTCTCAAATTGACTGATCATAG
- a CDS encoding DUF1904 family protein, with translation MTLKKYIIINVKGGEVMPIFSFKGVEENHLKEYFKQIEELALIMNTDVKKIVFWNDSSILIGNGYEKDAIQVKIEWLARPLKQEEVVKHIQNFFTKISKNIYVIFEEINNFLYINGENKG, from the coding sequence ATGACTTTAAAAAAGTATATAATTATAAATGTTAAAGGTGGAGAAGTTATGCCAATTTTTAGTTTCAAAGGTGTAGAAGAAAATCACCTTAAAGAGTATTTTAAGCAAATTGAAGAATTAGCTTTAATTATGAACACAGATGTTAAAAAAATAGTTTTTTGAAATGATTCAAGTATTTTAATTGGGAATGGTTATGAAAAAGATGCAATTCAAGTAAAAATTGAATGACTAGCAAGACCATTGAAACAAGAAGAAGTTGTTAAACATATTCAAAATTTCTTTACAAAAATATCAAAGAATATATATGTCATATTTGAAGAAATAAATAATTTCTTATATATAAATGGAGAAAATAAAGGTTAA
- the dusB gene encoding tRNA dihydrouridine synthase DusB, with protein sequence MKIRNIDIKGKVFLGPMAGTTNAAFRIICKEKGASLVYAEMVSTEGLVHNNQKTKTMIEVSELEHPITLQIFGFDVESFVEGAKIVEEFSECDVIDINMGCPAPKVALRSQAGANLLKYPERVGEVIKAVVENTSKPVTVKMRIGWDDENRNVVELAKIAEQNGASAIAVHGRTRNQFYNGKADWSWIKKVKEAVNIPVIGNGDVFDGPSAKAMIEETGCDGIMIARAAQGNPWVFREIQHYLDTGEFLEKPSYEEWKATVTRHANILIEMRGEEFAIREMRKQLLWYLGTLGSDNKIKEMKKMATTIESLEDIKTIFKFYENGNVGE encoded by the coding sequence ATGAAAATTAGAAATATAGATATAAAAGGCAAAGTATTTTTAGGTCCTATGGCAGGAACTACAAATGCAGCTTTTAGAATTATTTGTAAAGAAAAAGGAGCTTCTTTAGTATATGCTGAAATGGTTAGTACAGAAGGTTTAGTTCATAACAATCAAAAAACTAAAACGATGATTGAAGTATCAGAGTTGGAACATCCAATAACTTTACAGATTTTTGGATTTGATGTTGAATCATTTGTTGAAGGGGCAAAAATTGTTGAAGAGTTTTCTGAGTGCGATGTTATAGATATAAATATGGGATGTCCTGCACCAAAAGTTGCATTGCGAAGTCAAGCAGGAGCTAATTTATTAAAATATCCAGAAAGAGTTGGAGAAGTTATTAAAGCAGTTGTTGAAAATACTTCAAAACCAGTTACAGTAAAAATGAGAATTGGTTGAGATGATGAAAATAGAAATGTAGTTGAACTTGCAAAAATAGCTGAACAAAATGGTGCGAGTGCTATTGCTGTTCATGGTAGAACAAGAAATCAATTTTATAATGGTAAAGCTGATTGAAGTTGAATAAAAAAAGTTAAAGAGGCAGTTAATATTCCAGTAATTGGAAATGGTGATGTTTTTGATGGACCATCAGCTAAAGCAATGATTGAAGAGACTGGTTGCGATGGAATAATGATTGCAAGAGCAGCACAGGGTAATCCATGAGTTTTTAGAGAAATACAACATTATCTTGATACTGGTGAGTTTTTAGAAAAACCAAGTTACGAAGAATGAAAAGCAACAGTAACAAGACACGCAAATATTCTTATCGAAATGCGTGGAGAAGAATTTGCAATTAGAGAAATGAGAAAACAGTTACTTTGATATTTAGGAACATTAGGTTCAGATAATAAAATAAAAGAAATGAAAAAAATGGCAACAACTATTGAATCATTGGAAGATATCAAAACAATATTTAAGTTTTATGAAAATGGAAATGTAGGAGAATAA